In one window of Paraflavitalea soli DNA:
- a CDS encoding glycosyltransferase family protein, producing MKIAFTTCTNSWVPFARVVGKTLLEHNPDYQYYICITDKKEADMDPFYEGFNIVPCDQIGMEGLDDMVLRYGINIKNALKPFYLEYFSKKFPEAEHIFFIDPDMMIFDKLTEIERLHRESDILIFPHLLKPQPFDGKHPNEISYLSTGTYNLGLISIKVNENTMRFIEWWRERLREYCYFDWKAGLFSDQKWINLAPVFFDKVANVKHPGYNIGYWNLHERTCTRENGKVMVNKEFPLVIYHFSNINIRNHKLFDTQQNRYTEADVPLLMELFEQYRSLSLAEGYEKTIGKPCYYAQVHAAYHRAESRKTLKGRIKLWVKANFPKSFRAKLKKTMSGFMEG from the coding sequence ATGAAGATCGCATTTACAACCTGCACCAATAGCTGGGTGCCCTTTGCCAGGGTGGTAGGCAAAACCCTATTGGAGCACAATCCCGACTATCAATATTATATCTGTATTACCGATAAAAAGGAAGCCGACATGGACCCTTTTTATGAAGGATTCAACATCGTGCCCTGCGATCAGATCGGCATGGAAGGGCTGGACGACATGGTACTGCGGTATGGGATCAATATCAAAAATGCCCTGAAGCCATTTTACCTTGAATATTTCTCCAAAAAGTTCCCGGAAGCAGAACATATCTTTTTCATCGATCCGGATATGATGATCTTTGATAAACTGACGGAAATAGAACGGCTGCACCGGGAGTCGGACATATTGATATTTCCGCACCTGCTAAAGCCCCAGCCTTTTGATGGTAAGCACCCCAATGAGATCTCCTACCTCTCCACCGGTACTTATAACCTGGGATTGATCTCCATCAAAGTGAATGAAAATACCATGCGTTTTATTGAGTGGTGGCGGGAAAGGCTACGCGAATACTGCTATTTCGATTGGAAAGCCGGCCTGTTCTCCGACCAGAAATGGATCAACCTGGCGCCGGTATTCTTTGATAAGGTAGCCAATGTAAAACACCCCGGCTACAATATCGGTTACTGGAACCTGCATGAGAGGACCTGCACCAGAGAAAACGGAAAAGTGATGGTGAACAAGGAGTTTCCCCTGGTGATCTACCACTTCAGTAATATCAATATCCGCAACCATAAATTATTCGATACCCAACAAAACAGGTATACGGAAGCCGATGTGCCGCTGTTGATGGAATTGTTTGAGCAATATCGTTCACTATCGTTGGCCGAAGGGTATGAAAAAACAATCGGCAAACCCTGTTATTATGCCCAGGTGCATGCTGCTTATCACAGGGCAGAGAGCCGTAAAACCCTAAAAGGAAGGATCAAGCTATGGGTGAAAGCCAATTTCCCCAAGAGCTTCCGGGCAAAGCTGAAGAAAACCATGTCGGGATTTATGGAAGGATAG
- a CDS encoding IS4 family transposase, protein MSKGNFFTGQPIFNQILSHISRGRVKALGRSCNADRYCKSFGTYEHLVTMLYAILNRCDSLREVTTGLLAWEQRICHLGLKAHPRRSTLSDANKRRSEKVFEKIYFDLLARYERILPDSRQQNKQGNLYIFDSTSIALFQEILKASGLSCKDGRRKGGIKVHTLLHSERDTPVMIRYSPAAQSDVTFLKEVQLAKGSVIVFDKGYCDYRTYNRFIGDEVTFVTRLYSRSVYQVLEQRLVSVDQQQLGVQDDHLIMLGYTYLKKAVQVPARLITYIDPGTQKQYQFLTNNTELDPLTIANYYRQRWQIETFFKRIKQNYPLQYFLGDNANAIKIQIWCVLIADLLLKVIRQGCRSAMSFSNMVALVRINLMTYMDLKSFLRSPEKSLLRRLKHLSIENKGPCCLTHRGPANTKTFIFAL, encoded by the coding sequence ATGAGTAAAGGTAATTTTTTTACCGGACAGCCGATCTTTAATCAGATTCTTTCTCACATATCCCGTGGACGAGTGAAGGCACTTGGCCGCTCCTGTAATGCCGATCGTTATTGTAAATCATTCGGGACCTATGAGCACCTGGTGACCATGCTGTACGCGATTTTAAATCGCTGTGATTCATTACGCGAGGTGACTACCGGCCTGTTAGCCTGGGAACAACGCATTTGTCATCTGGGTCTGAAGGCCCATCCCCGCAGAAGCACGCTTTCTGACGCCAATAAACGACGTAGTGAGAAGGTATTTGAAAAGATCTACTTCGATCTGCTGGCTCGCTATGAGCGTATTTTACCGGACAGCCGGCAGCAAAACAAGCAGGGTAACCTTTATATTTTTGATTCAACCAGCATTGCGCTGTTTCAGGAGATATTAAAGGCATCCGGTCTGTCCTGCAAGGATGGCAGACGTAAAGGAGGTATCAAAGTTCATACACTGTTGCATAGTGAGCGGGACACCCCTGTAATGATCCGTTATAGTCCTGCTGCCCAAAGCGATGTTACCTTCCTTAAAGAGGTACAGCTTGCCAAAGGATCAGTAATAGTTTTTGATAAGGGATATTGTGATTATCGGACCTACAACCGCTTTATCGGCGATGAAGTGACCTTCGTCACCCGTCTATACAGTCGTTCAGTTTACCAGGTGCTTGAGCAACGGCTGGTAAGTGTCGATCAGCAACAGTTGGGTGTTCAGGATGATCATTTGATCATGCTGGGATACACCTACTTAAAAAAGGCTGTGCAGGTCCCCGCCCGATTGATCACTTATATAGATCCCGGCACCCAAAAACAATATCAGTTCCTCACTAACAATACAGAGCTGGATCCATTGACCATTGCCAACTATTACCGCCAGCGCTGGCAAATCGAAACGTTCTTCAAGCGGATCAAGCAAAATTATCCTTTACAGTATTTTCTGGGCGATAATGCTAATGCCATTAAGATACAAATATGGTGCGTCTTGATAGCGGACCTGCTTTTAAAGGTGATCAGACAGGGCTGCAGATCTGCTATGTCATTCTCAAATATGGTTGCCCTTGTACGGATAAACCTGATGACCTACATGGACCTTAAATCCTTTCTTCGATCACCGGAGAAGTCACTTTTACGAAGGCTAAAGCACCTAAGCATAGAAAACAAAGGCCCCTGTTGTTTGACACATAGGGGGCCTGCAAATACTAAAACGTTCATTTTTGCCCTGTAA